From Draconibacterium halophilum, one genomic window encodes:
- a CDS encoding efflux RND transporter permease subunit yields the protein MKFIINRKIFISMLFLGLTMLGYISYKQLPVELMPNAELPMLYVQIQSRIEVDPSYLENQAVIPVEGAIGTMEGIEDMESFITNRSASIQVNFKQNVNIKYTFLKLQEKIDLIAGELDDNFIVTVNRVDLDQLTNQFMELQIRGSGGVDRVRNIVDQEVTAQMENIDGVASVSVYGGKERSIEVTYDAGACEAYGITPAQIQSAISGGSTNRTFTGYLHDAQKQYFVHVTAEYDKVSDIENIVVADGPIYLKDVADVFFGVKEETSISRINGLDAVSMSLVSDSQANLIDLSHNVQEEIAELNKKLAAKDVQIVVQTNLAETMEKNIDQIIDLALVGGLLAIFVLWMFLKNLRIVSFIALAIPISVFTAFNLFYAFNISLNSLTLVGLVLAIGMLLDNSIVVLENIYRLSGNKMSPEQSVTQGTKEVWRSIVAATLTTVTVFLPFVFSADYMVKLLGNHVGVSIISTLVVSLFVALLLIPMAAHVLLRGKRQHNIFYEKVTTNNRIIQIYILLLKASMRVPARTIIGALVFFFLTVFIVLAISVTNLQEVEEEQFNIYVTMPTGTTLEATDKVVADVESRLEDVAEKEDLSANIEAEEAILTFILREDYKDIDDRTIAEIKKDVEERIGNVSQGEVGLEAPTSSASFRGGGGGGGRSGTQGFQQFMGIGSNQERVVIKGENFEVMKGVAEDLLYYIEDLETIRRANISVANNRPEVHMYFNQMLLTEYGVSLQNIMSELGTFTREFTSGVNFKQGTEEYEIVIKEKLPEGVEEEENNKGIEDLRRLQVNNAEGATYDMDELADMVYAEGMASITRVNQEKQIELTYSFVDEASDSKDLLEAYRLEIDDIIGAYKLPSGVAVEVIHEEDQYAEFKFLIAAAFILILMILASVFESVSTPFVLIFSIPLAAIGSFLALIFTGNSLFNANTLMGFIILIGVVVNNGIILIDFTNILRKRGYRKSRALMAAGLSRVRPILITAITTIVALFPLAMGQAEYVGAIGAPFAITVIGGLALSTLLTLIFIPTLYAGMENALTWIRSLHLGLKLGMLTVFILGAAFIYLKVDGFVWQLLDFVLLIVLVPGVVAFTMTSLRQASEKVVDENEPVRIKIRRLVKIYDRDSRFMREWKSGIKIRERAGLTKDYKHLRDFSDLVWHIPLFIFTVYFTFFYIESHLWMWVLSHGVFFFLFLLRVPLNQVLINKNEATGKTFYLKLNKWIYNIIFWIVPLVFLFYFFKEWDNLGMVIFIAIIWYLLLAFYATAEYIHNKDVNIARIEGRFGVLRRGYFNMVRQIPVIGKRKNPFRALNGVSLEIKTGMFGLLGPNGAGKSTMMRIITGVLEQSYGKIWINGMDTQKYREELQGLIGYLPQAFGTYENMSAWEFLDYQAILKGIKDTKTREDRLEYVLKSVHMWDRRADKIGAFSGGMKQRIGIAQILLNLPRILVVDEPTSGLDPRERIRFRNLLVELSRERIVIFSTHIIEDIASSCNQVAVINRGNLKYFGKPNDMVNIGNNFVWHFSLPAKEFDEMANKQMIVHHMRDGENIKVRCLAKEKPAPDAVNVLPNLEDAYLCLLKDFV from the coding sequence ATGAAATTTATTATCAATAGAAAAATATTCATCAGTATGCTGTTTTTGGGATTAACCATGTTGGGTTACATCTCTTACAAACAGTTGCCGGTGGAACTCATGCCAAATGCCGAGCTCCCGATGCTGTATGTTCAGATTCAGTCGCGGATTGAGGTGGACCCGAGCTACCTGGAAAACCAGGCGGTTATTCCGGTTGAAGGAGCTATCGGAACAATGGAAGGCATTGAGGATATGGAGTCGTTTATCACCAACCGATCGGCATCTATACAAGTTAATTTTAAACAGAACGTCAACATTAAATATACTTTTCTGAAACTTCAGGAAAAGATTGACCTGATAGCCGGTGAGCTCGACGATAACTTTATTGTTACGGTTAACCGCGTTGATCTGGATCAGCTCACCAACCAGTTTATGGAACTGCAGATACGCGGAAGCGGGGGAGTTGATCGTGTACGTAATATTGTTGATCAGGAAGTTACCGCCCAAATGGAAAATATCGATGGGGTAGCTTCTGTTTCGGTATACGGTGGTAAAGAGCGTTCGATTGAAGTAACCTACGATGCCGGTGCCTGCGAGGCGTATGGAATAACTCCGGCACAAATTCAAAGTGCCATTTCCGGAGGTTCTACCAACCGGACTTTTACCGGCTACCTGCACGATGCACAAAAGCAATATTTTGTGCACGTTACCGCCGAGTACGATAAAGTTTCGGATATCGAAAATATTGTTGTAGCCGATGGGCCGATCTATTTAAAAGATGTGGCCGATGTATTTTTTGGTGTTAAAGAAGAAACATCAATCAGCCGAATAAACGGATTGGATGCTGTTTCGATGAGCCTGGTTAGCGATTCGCAGGCAAATCTTATCGACCTGTCGCATAATGTGCAGGAAGAGATTGCTGAGTTAAATAAGAAGCTTGCCGCCAAAGATGTACAAATTGTGGTTCAGACCAACCTGGCTGAAACCATGGAGAAAAACATCGATCAGATTATCGACCTGGCATTGGTGGGTGGTTTACTGGCCATTTTTGTTCTTTGGATGTTCCTGAAAAATCTGCGCATTGTTTCATTTATTGCTCTGGCCATTCCAATTTCGGTATTTACTGCCTTTAACCTGTTTTATGCCTTCAATATATCGCTGAACAGTTTAACGCTGGTTGGTCTTGTTTTGGCCATTGGTATGCTGCTCGACAATAGTATTGTTGTGCTGGAAAATATTTACCGGCTCTCGGGAAATAAAATGAGTCCGGAACAATCGGTAACGCAGGGAACAAAAGAGGTTTGGCGCTCTATTGTAGCAGCAACACTCACCACCGTAACGGTTTTCCTGCCATTTGTTTTTTCTGCCGATTACATGGTAAAATTACTGGGCAACCACGTTGGAGTTTCAATTATTTCCACACTGGTTGTTTCGTTATTTGTGGCTTTGCTGTTAATTCCTATGGCTGCCCACGTGCTGTTACGAGGCAAACGTCAACACAACATATTTTACGAAAAGGTTACGACCAATAACCGTATTATTCAAATTTATATTCTGCTACTGAAAGCCAGTATGCGTGTTCCGGCACGTACGATAATCGGTGCGTTGGTGTTCTTCTTTTTAACGGTGTTTATTGTGTTGGCAATTAGCGTAACCAATTTACAGGAAGTTGAAGAGGAACAATTCAATATTTATGTTACCATGCCAACCGGTACAACATTGGAAGCAACCGATAAAGTAGTTGCCGATGTGGAAAGCCGCCTGGAAGATGTTGCTGAGAAAGAAGACCTTTCGGCCAATATTGAAGCCGAAGAGGCCATTCTGACATTCATTCTTCGCGAAGACTACAAAGATATTGATGACCGAACCATTGCTGAAATTAAAAAAGATGTTGAAGAACGTATTGGCAATGTTTCGCAGGGAGAAGTTGGCCTTGAGGCACCAACATCGAGCGCAAGTTTTCGCGGCGGTGGCGGCGGTGGTGGTCGATCCGGTACCCAGGGATTCCAGCAATTTATGGGAATTGGTTCCAACCAGGAACGTGTGGTTATAAAAGGCGAAAACTTTGAGGTGATGAAAGGTGTAGCTGAGGATTTACTTTACTACATCGAAGATCTTGAAACCATCCGTAGGGCCAATATCAGCGTGGCGAACAACCGGCCTGAAGTACACATGTATTTCAACCAGATGCTGCTTACCGAATATGGAGTTTCGCTTCAGAATATTATGTCGGAGTTGGGAACTTTTACCCGCGAGTTTACATCGGGAGTAAATTTCAAACAAGGCACGGAAGAATATGAAATTGTAATAAAAGAAAAATTACCTGAAGGTGTTGAAGAAGAAGAGAATAACAAAGGGATTGAAGATCTTCGCCGATTGCAGGTAAATAACGCCGAGGGAGCCACCTACGATATGGATGAACTGGCGGACATGGTGTATGCCGAAGGTATGGCCAGCATTACGCGTGTAAACCAGGAGAAACAGATTGAATTAACTTACAGTTTTGTTGACGAAGCCAGCGACTCGAAAGATTTGCTTGAAGCTTACCGACTTGAAATTGACGACATAATTGGTGCCTATAAATTGCCTTCGGGAGTTGCTGTTGAGGTTATTCACGAAGAAGATCAGTATGCGGAATTTAAGTTCCTGATTGCTGCTGCGTTCATTCTTATTTTAATGATTTTGGCATCAGTTTTCGAATCGGTATCAACACCGTTTGTACTGATTTTCTCTATTCCTCTGGCAGCTATTGGATCATTCCTGGCGCTAATTTTTACCGGGAACAGCCTTTTCAATGCCAATACTTTAATGGGCTTTATTATCCTAATCGGAGTGGTGGTGAACAACGGTATTATATTAATTGATTTTACCAATATTCTCCGAAAACGGGGGTACAGGAAATCGCGTGCCTTAATGGCAGCAGGACTATCGAGAGTTCGCCCAATTTTGATTACAGCAATTACCACAATTGTAGCCTTATTCCCGCTGGCAATGGGACAAGCTGAATATGTTGGTGCCATTGGTGCCCCATTTGCAATAACAGTTATTGGTGGTTTAGCCCTAAGTACGCTGTTAACACTTATTTTCATCCCAACATTGTATGCCGGAATGGAAAATGCACTGACCTGGATTAGGTCGCTGCACCTTGGCCTGAAACTGGGAATGTTAACTGTGTTTATTTTAGGCGCCGCGTTCATCTATTTAAAAGTAGATGGTTTTGTTTGGCAACTGCTCGACTTTGTTTTGCTTATTGTTCTGGTGCCGGGTGTGGTAGCCTTTACAATGACTAGTTTGCGGCAGGCCAGCGAAAAGGTTGTGGATGAGAACGAACCGGTTAGGATTAAAATAAGAAGACTGGTGAAAATTTATGACCGCGATTCGCGATTTATGCGTGAATGGAAATCGGGAATAAAGATCAGAGAACGTGCCGGTTTGACTAAAGACTATAAACACCTACGCGATTTTTCCGATCTCGTTTGGCACATCCCACTCTTTATTTTTACCGTTTATTTCACCTTCTTTTACATCGAAAGCCACTTGTGGATGTGGGTATTGTCGCACGGCGTTTTCTTTTTCCTTTTCTTGCTGCGGGTTCCGCTAAACCAGGTGCTGATCAATAAAAATGAAGCAACAGGTAAAACCTTTTATCTCAAACTGAATAAATGGATTTATAACATCATATTCTGGATCGTTCCGTTAGTATTCTTGTTCTACTTTTTTAAAGAATGGGATAACCTGGGAATGGTAATTTTTATTGCAATTATCTGGTATCTGTTGCTGGCTTTCTATGCAACGGCAGAGTATATTCATAACAAAGATGTGAATATTGCGCGCATTGAAGGGCGTTTTGGAGTTTTGCGCCGTGGTTACTTTAATATGGTTCGCCAGATTCCCGTTATCGGGAAACGTAAGAACCCATTCAGGGCGCTTAACGGTGTTTCGCTGGAGATTAAAACGGGTATGTTTGGTTTACTTGGACCAAACGGTGCCGGTAAATCAACCATGATGCGTATTATAACCGGTGTGCTCGAACAGAGTTACGGAAAGATATGGATTAACGGAATGGATACGCAGAAATACCGCGAGGAGTTACAAGGTTTGATCGGTTATTTGCCACAGGCATTTGGTACCTACGAAAATATGTCGGCCTGGGAATTTCTCGATTATCAGGCAATTCTGAAAGGAATAAAAGACACCAAAACGCGTGAAGACCGATTGGAATATGTATTAAAAAGTGTTCATATGTGGGATCGCCGTGCAGACAAAATCGGGGCATTCTCGGGAGGTATGAAACAGCGGATTGGTATTGCACAAATTTTGCTGAACCTGCCGCGTATTCTTGTGGTTGACGAACCTACTTCCGGACTCGACCCGCGCGAGCGTATTCGTTTCCGTAATTTGCTGGTAGAGCTGAGCCGCGAGCGGATCGTTATATTCTCGACACATATTATCGAGGATATTGCAAGTTCGTGTAACCAGGTAGCGGTAATTAACCGCGGTAACCTGAAATATTTTGGAAAACCAAATGATATGGTAAACATAGGGAACAATTTTGTTTGGCACTTCTCGCTTCCGGCTAAGGAATTTGATGAAATGGCCAATAAACAAATGATTGTTCACCACATGCGCGATGGCGAGAATATAAAAGTTCGTTGTCTGGCCAAAGAAAAGCCGGCACCCGATGCTGTTAATGTATTGCCAAATCTTGAGGATGCTTATTTGTGTTTGTTAAAAGACTTCGTTTAA
- a CDS encoding mechanosensitive ion channel domain-containing protein: MEEYKFQIAETIIIMFVFLITKLITKRIITKVGVRFKYQSGRIKITNKIVGVLLLIILTIILMIIWGVDQSELLLFLSTILTILGVAFFAQWSIISNITSTLIIFFNHPIKIGDSLTIMDKDYQIEGKLNDIGIFFIIIKTKEDKKITIPSNVFMQKMIQKEQAV, translated from the coding sequence ATGGAAGAATATAAATTTCAAATAGCCGAAACGATTATTATCATGTTTGTTTTTTTAATTACGAAATTAATAACCAAAAGAATAATAACGAAAGTAGGAGTTAGGTTTAAATATCAATCAGGAAGAATAAAAATCACAAATAAAATAGTAGGTGTTTTGTTGCTGATAATACTAACTATTATTTTAATGATTATTTGGGGAGTTGACCAATCTGAACTATTGTTATTCCTTTCCACAATATTAACAATTTTGGGAGTTGCGTTTTTTGCGCAGTGGTCAATCATTTCAAATATCACTTCTACATTGATAATTTTTTTCAATCATCCAATTAAAATTGGAGATTCTTTAACTATAATGGATAAAGACTACCAAATAGAAGGGAAATTAAATGATATTGGTATCTTCTTCATTATCATAAAAACGAAAGAAGACAAGAAAATAACAATCCCGAGTAATGTCTTTATGCAAAAAATGATTCAAAAGGAACAAGCTGTTTAA
- a CDS encoding DUF4468 domain-containing protein, with protein sequence MVKFQKNSTILLLVLFSISLNVNSQSNSPELPIDLTTNKIMYTDVVHTDSTLLKADLFTLARIWFAETFRTSGAVIQMEDKESGVLIGKAIVPIIYKSFGVTHDLQNVLFTLSIYFKDGRYKYEMTDFIYQQQSPSPLIEFNDIPFEYIYFNKNLGVRKYNKKTRLSFVNQLDTQVKIILKDLISSMDKKNTPVDSEW encoded by the coding sequence ATGGTAAAATTTCAAAAAAATAGTACAATTTTATTGCTGGTACTATTTTCAATATCACTTAATGTTAATAGCCAATCAAATTCCCCAGAATTACCGATTGATTTGACAACCAATAAAATAATGTACACAGACGTGGTTCATACCGACAGTACACTTTTAAAAGCTGACCTGTTTACACTAGCTAGAATATGGTTTGCCGAAACATTCAGAACATCTGGAGCTGTAATCCAAATGGAGGATAAGGAATCTGGTGTATTAATAGGAAAAGCCATTGTTCCTATTATATACAAATCTTTTGGTGTAACACATGACTTGCAAAATGTATTATTTACACTCTCAATATATTTTAAAGATGGTAGATATAAATATGAAATGACGGACTTTATCTATCAGCAACAGTCACCCTCTCCTTTAATAGAATTTAATGACATTCCTTTTGAATATATTTACTTCAATAAAAATTTGGGGGTTAGAAAATACAATAAAAAAACAAGACTAAGCTTTGTAAATCAATTGGACACACAGGTTAAAATCATTTTGAAAGACCTAATTTCTTCAATGGATAAAAAGAACACACCAGTAGATTCAGAATGGTAG